A part of Geoanaerobacter pelophilus genomic DNA contains:
- a CDS encoding HigA family addiction module antitoxin, with amino-acid sequence MAITNGLPPIHPGVFLKEILDELNISQNAFAQAIGVSPMRVSHVIKGTRPVTAELALLFGKVFGQTPTYWMNLQTSYDLKTAEKALMQKVRQVQPFSRAA; translated from the coding sequence ATGGCGATTACAAACGGGCTTCCTCCGATACATCCCGGGGTGTTCCTGAAAGAAATACTTGATGAGCTTAATATCTCTCAGAATGCCTTCGCTCAAGCGATCGGCGTTTCGCCGATGCGGGTATCGCATGTCATCAAAGGTACACGTCCAGTTACTGCAGAGTTGGCACTGCTGTTTGGCAAGGTGTTTGGCCAAACGCCTACATACTGGATGAATTTACAGACTAGCTACGACCTCAAAACTGCCGAAAAAGCACTGATGCAGAAAGTACGTCAAGTTCAACCCTTTTCCCGTGCAGCGTAA
- a CDS encoding VIT family protein, which yields MLGANDGTISVASLVVGIAASGAPKNSILLTGVAGLVAGAMSMAAGEYVSVQSQADTELADIEREKQELADDPENELSELTSIYVSRGLDEPLARQVAEKLMSDDALLAHARDELGITETLRARPVQAAFASAISFVIGAIVPIITVLLAPAALVTEISSVIALLTLAGLGATAAYAGGAPVAKGAIRVAFWGALAMGLTAGVGKFFGAVV from the coding sequence GTGCTTGGCGCTAATGACGGAACCATTTCGGTCGCAAGCCTGGTCGTCGGTATTGCTGCCTCTGGAGCTCCGAAGAATAGCATCTTGCTTACCGGAGTGGCCGGTCTTGTCGCAGGAGCAATGTCAATGGCGGCCGGCGAGTATGTCTCTGTTCAATCGCAGGCAGATACTGAACTAGCTGACATTGAAAGAGAAAAGCAAGAACTGGCGGATGACCCGGAGAACGAGCTCTCAGAATTGACTTCAATTTACGTGAGCCGAGGCCTTGACGAACCGTTAGCGCGACAAGTAGCAGAGAAGCTTATGTCTGATGATGCTCTTTTGGCCCACGCCCGCGATGAACTAGGCATTACGGAGACTCTACGGGCGCGCCCGGTTCAAGCAGCTTTCGCCTCTGCGATTTCATTCGTTATTGGTGCCATTGTCCCGATCATAACCGTGTTGCTTGCGCCTGCCGCCCTGGTTACTGAGATTTCCTCTGTGATTGCGCTGCTCACTTTAGCCGGTCTGGGGGCAACCGCTGCATATGCCGGTGGTGCTCCTGTGGCCAAGGGTGCAATTCGTGTTGCTTTCTGGGGAGCACTTGCAATGGGTCTAACCGCTGGGGTCGGCAAGTTCTTCGGCGCGGTTGTATAA
- a CDS encoding DUF362 domain-containing protein, with product MDRRDFLKTAGMATLALQVAPQELLAAPGPQVAVAEGKDYGKTTRNAVNALGGMKHFVKPGNVVVIKPNMGWDRNSEQGANTHPQVVKALVEEALAAGAKKVKVFDRTCNDERRCYVNSGIEAALKGMKNVELKYLEEERFKKVAVNGKALKEWELYGEALSADVYINVPVAKHHGLSKLTLGLKNIMGIMGGNRGSIHKNIDVALADINAAMKVHLTVIDATRILTAHGPQGGDLKDVTVLNKVIASTDTVAADAYATTLFGMKPEEIPVTVAAYKRGLGEMRLDKIKILKV from the coding sequence ATGGATAGACGGGATTTTTTGAAGACCGCCGGCATGGCAACGCTGGCATTGCAAGTGGCGCCGCAGGAATTACTGGCGGCCCCGGGGCCGCAAGTGGCAGTTGCCGAGGGGAAAGACTACGGTAAAACCACGCGCAATGCGGTCAATGCCTTGGGTGGCATGAAGCACTTTGTCAAGCCGGGCAATGTGGTGGTAATCAAGCCGAACATGGGCTGGGACCGTAACTCGGAACAGGGGGCCAACACCCATCCCCAGGTGGTCAAGGCGCTGGTCGAAGAGGCGCTGGCGGCAGGGGCGAAAAAGGTCAAGGTATTCGACCGGACCTGCAACGACGAGCGGCGCTGCTATGTCAACAGCGGCATCGAGGCGGCCCTGAAAGGGATGAAGAACGTCGAGCTCAAATACCTGGAGGAAGAGCGGTTCAAGAAAGTTGCCGTGAACGGCAAGGCGCTCAAGGAGTGGGAGCTATACGGCGAGGCCCTTTCGGCCGATGTCTATATCAACGTGCCAGTAGCCAAGCACCACGGCTTGTCGAAACTGACCCTCGGGCTCAAGAACATCATGGGGATCATGGGGGGCAACCGTGGCAGCATCCACAAAAATATCGATGTCGCCCTGGCCGATATCAATGCTGCCATGAAGGTGCATCTCACGGTGATCGATGCCACGCGGATCCTGACGGCCCACGGCCCGCAGGGAGGCGACCTGAAGGACGTGACGGTGCTGAACAAGGTCATTGCCTCCACCGACACCGTGGCCGCGGACGCCTATGCCACCACCCTGTTCGGCATGAAGCCCGAAGAGATCCCGGTCACCGTGGCAGCCTACAAACGCGGCCTCGGCGAGATGCGGCTCGACAAGATCAAGATACTTAAGGTGTGA
- a CDS encoding Smr/MutS family protein, with the protein MTKDLKHKGSGDNKKFAIRPFSAIKGIAVEKPGPEPKPVVTSVNKQQPGNQAEDDLLFLTEMAGVTRIHRHAKAQQPAARETAQGKPVAPVEPDESSLFLEALKELKLDVSFSDNVPEDDTPGPARKISRMRQLRRGSIRLNLEIDLHGLTRDEAIDALASFIPAACRRGQQAVLVIAGKGAHSPGEPVLQGAVSDWLATKGGEWVAEFALAPDTLGGEGAYVVFLKSGGRQ; encoded by the coding sequence ATGACAAAGGATCTGAAGCATAAAGGGAGCGGCGATAACAAAAAATTCGCGATTCGCCCATTTTCCGCCATCAAGGGGATAGCAGTCGAAAAGCCCGGCCCTGAGCCGAAACCGGTGGTAACTTCGGTGAACAAGCAGCAACCGGGCAACCAGGCCGAAGACGACCTGTTGTTCCTCACCGAGATGGCCGGGGTGACCAGGATTCATCGCCACGCCAAGGCGCAGCAACCGGCGGCCAGAGAAACCGCCCAGGGCAAACCGGTGGCGCCGGTTGAGCCGGACGAGAGCAGCCTGTTCCTTGAAGCACTCAAGGAGTTGAAGCTTGACGTCAGCTTTAGCGATAACGTCCCCGAGGATGACACCCCGGGGCCGGCCCGCAAAATTAGTCGCATGCGGCAGTTGCGCCGCGGCTCAATACGGTTGAATCTGGAGATCGACCTGCATGGCCTGACCCGCGACGAGGCTATCGACGCCCTTGCCTCTTTCATCCCGGCTGCTTGTAGGCGCGGCCAGCAGGCAGTGCTGGTGATAGCGGGCAAAGGGGCGCATTCGCCGGGCGAACCGGTGCTGCAAGGGGCTGTGAGCGATTGGCTTGCCACCAAAGGTGGCGAATGGGTGGCAGAGTTTGCTCTTGCCCCCGATACTCTGGGTGGCGAAGGCGCCTATGTGGTGTTTCTCAAGTCCGGAGGCAGGCAATAA
- a CDS encoding OmpA/MotB family protein, which produces MKNCKIALFLVLTLSLATAGCVSSGKYQLKEQEATQLGSDLADLKQKHAALNKENDALKGEVAKLKGNVAGLEKDKAKLTQDNKELNDLLKAKSDTLSKNIAELRQKIADLEAENGRLKQEIANLQKVKEDEVKKVSKTLEEMTDKMKEQIAKGDLTIRELRGKLTVDMKAAVLFDLGKAEVKPEGIEVLNKMVDTFKGLQDKYIRIEGHTDNNPITGNLAKTYPTNWELSAARAINVTRYLQQQGVDPKILSAVGYGEYRPKPDADNATKEGQASNRRIEIILVNRDETAAATSAPQ; this is translated from the coding sequence ATGAAGAACTGCAAAATAGCACTGTTTCTGGTCTTGACCCTGTCACTGGCAACGGCTGGTTGTGTCTCAAGCGGCAAATACCAGCTCAAGGAGCAGGAGGCGACCCAACTGGGGAGCGATCTGGCCGATCTGAAGCAAAAGCATGCCGCGCTCAACAAGGAAAACGATGCGCTGAAAGGTGAAGTCGCCAAGCTGAAGGGGAACGTCGCGGGTTTGGAGAAGGACAAGGCAAAGCTGACCCAGGACAACAAGGAGCTGAACGATCTGCTCAAGGCCAAGTCTGACACCCTTTCCAAGAATATCGCCGAACTGCGCCAGAAAATAGCTGACCTTGAGGCGGAGAACGGTCGCCTGAAACAGGAGATTGCCAACCTCCAAAAGGTCAAGGAGGATGAGGTCAAGAAGGTCAGCAAGACCCTGGAGGAGATGACCGACAAGATGAAGGAGCAGATTGCCAAAGGCGACCTGACGATCAGGGAACTGCGTGGCAAACTGACTGTAGATATGAAGGCAGCAGTACTGTTCGACCTGGGCAAGGCCGAAGTCAAGCCGGAAGGGATCGAGGTGCTCAACAAGATGGTCGATACCTTCAAGGGGTTGCAGGACAAATACATCCGGATCGAAGGGCATACCGACAACAACCCGATAACCGGCAACCTTGCCAAGACCTATCCCACCAACTGGGAGCTTTCTGCGGCCCGGGCGATCAATGTCACCCGCTACCTGCAGCAGCAGGGGGTAGATCCGAAGATCCTCTCTGCTGTTGGCTATGGCGAATACCGGCCGAAACCGGATGCAGACAATGCCACCAAAGAGGGGCAGGCCAGCAATCGCCGCATTGAGATCATCCTGGTAAACCGCGACGAAACTGCTGCGGCAACCTCTGCCCCCCAATAA
- a CDS encoding DUF401 family protein, with product MADLLKTISVLVLVLILLRRRIFIGTVMGIASTLLALLYLTPVSVFLGCLYRAILSPNAVEMTGMLLCTVIMENIMRKSGAMASMVENVSELFPDRRYVMAAMPATIGLLPSIGGALFSAPLVEQAAHGAALRPEQKAFINYWYRHIWEYISPLYPGIILVAGMTGFSFRDIALANLPFAVAVTVLGIPFCFHKIAAIRGEAGAAGRVVAGTNFLKAVSPIMLAMGLVVIAGINPLLAMSAAVLALLLWHRYSAAAILETLRESVSPKVLLLVAGVLLFRETLEATGALKGVSGYLAASGISLLPLIILIPFLAGIMTGLTVGFVGITFPFLLPLLAANGQSMPELVAIAFGSGFCGVMLSPLHLCLVLSGEYFNADFARVYRRLLIPSALVLALGLLVNYLLF from the coding sequence ATGGCTGATCTGCTTAAAACCATTTCAGTGCTGGTGCTGGTCTTAATCCTCCTTCGCAGGCGCATCTTCATCGGAACGGTCATGGGGATAGCCTCAACGCTGCTGGCGCTCCTCTATCTCACCCCTGTGTCCGTATTTCTGGGCTGCCTGTATCGGGCCATCCTCTCGCCCAATGCCGTAGAGATGACCGGGATGCTGCTATGCACGGTAATCATGGAAAATATCATGAGAAAGAGCGGCGCCATGGCGAGCATGGTTGAAAATGTCTCGGAACTGTTTCCGGACCGTCGCTATGTCATGGCAGCGATGCCGGCAACGATCGGATTGCTCCCTTCCATCGGCGGAGCGCTGTTTTCCGCCCCCTTGGTCGAGCAGGCGGCGCACGGGGCAGCACTTCGACCGGAGCAGAAGGCGTTCATCAACTACTGGTATCGCCATATCTGGGAGTATATCTCCCCGCTTTACCCCGGCATTATCCTGGTTGCCGGGATGACCGGTTTTTCCTTCCGGGATATTGCCCTTGCCAATCTTCCCTTTGCCGTGGCCGTCACCGTTCTCGGCATTCCGTTCTGTTTCCACAAGATCGCGGCGATCCGGGGCGAGGCGGGCGCCGCCGGCAGGGTTGTGGCCGGCACCAATTTCCTGAAGGCAGTTTCTCCGATCATGCTGGCCATGGGGTTGGTGGTCATCGCCGGGATTAATCCGCTGCTGGCCATGTCTGCTGCCGTGCTCGCCCTGTTGCTCTGGCACCGCTACTCTGCCGCCGCCATCCTGGAGACGTTAAGGGAAAGTGTTTCCCCCAAGGTCCTGCTGCTGGTGGCCGGAGTGCTCCTGTTCCGCGAGACCCTGGAGGCTACCGGCGCACTCAAGGGGGTCTCCGGCTATCTTGCGGCGAGCGGCATTTCGCTACTCCCGCTGATTATCCTGATACCGTTTCTGGCCGGCATCATGACCGGGCTCACGGTCGGCTTTGTCGGAATAACCTTTCCGTTTCTCCTGCCGCTGCTGGCTGCCAATGGCCAGTCCATGCCGGAACTGGTTGCCATAGCCTTCGGCAGCGGCTTTTGCGGGGTCATGCTGTCACCCCTGCACCTTTGCCTGGTGCTTTCCGGCGAGTATTTCAATGCCGATTTTGCCAGAGTCTATCGGCGATTGCTGATACCGTCCGCCCTGGTTCTGGCTCTCGGCCTACTTGTCAATTATCTATTATTCTAA
- a CDS encoding tetratricopeptide repeat protein, with protein MYNIIISCAAAILVFVILKFAAGLHWFIAIFVALLLFMALFYFLSRYIMKKVTEIMDSATKDLQGQRVEKAIRELKEGFRYAKWQIWLDGQLNAQIGSIYYMRRDFSNAFPYLEKAFFKNWVAMGMLAVTYMKRNKNDKMRATFDKAVQASPKEPLLWSLYAYCLCEIGDNAGAKDILEKGLKKIPGNEAMKGNLSLLEEGKKMKMRQFGDMWFQFHLESVGALQKHQMAAMGGTKRRVIRK; from the coding sequence ATGTACAACATTATTATCTCCTGCGCTGCTGCTATTCTGGTATTTGTCATTCTGAAATTTGCAGCCGGCCTGCACTGGTTTATTGCCATCTTTGTCGCTCTGTTGCTGTTTATGGCCCTGTTCTACTTCCTGTCGCGCTACATCATGAAGAAGGTCACCGAAATCATGGATTCGGCCACCAAGGATCTCCAGGGACAGCGGGTTGAAAAGGCGATCCGGGAACTGAAGGAAGGCTTTCGCTACGCAAAGTGGCAGATCTGGCTCGATGGCCAGCTCAACGCCCAGATCGGCAGCATCTATTACATGCGCCGCGACTTCTCCAATGCCTTTCCCTACCTGGAAAAAGCCTTCTTTAAAAACTGGGTCGCCATGGGGATGCTTGCCGTTACCTACATGAAGAGGAACAAGAACGACAAGATGCGCGCCACGTTTGACAAGGCAGTACAGGCATCCCCCAAAGAGCCGCTTCTCTGGAGTCTCTACGCTTATTGCCTCTGCGAAATCGGCGATAATGCGGGAGCCAAGGATATCCTGGAAAAGGGTCTGAAAAAGATTCCGGGCAATGAAGCCATGAAAGGGAACCTTTCGCTGCTGGAAGAAGGGAAAAAGATGAAAATGCGCCAGTTCGGCGACATGTGGTTCCAGTTTCACCTGGAGAGCGTCGGTGCCTTGCAAAAGCACCAGATGGCGGCAATGGGCGGAACCAAACGCAGAGTCATCAGGAAGTAA
- a CDS encoding lytic transglycosylase domain-containing protein — MSVHRIIRLVLLAFAFAAPAAATQFDSNNYGRLQAQGESLSLSLVSAKPASSSTQLASLSREQQLHQALELPPSEIFVQNEQEIDSSDFELVIPEKELPESDIPLTLNNKVEFFINYFQTSGRNAFSRWLSRSERYIPMMKEVLKKNGLPEDLVYLAMIESGFSPHAYSVAAAVGPWQFISSTGKRYALRIDPWIDERRDPLKSSIAAALYLKELYDLFNKDWYLAAAGYNAGENKILRAIDMYNSRDFWQLTRGSYLKRETKDYVPKLLAAAIIAKDPSRYGFADIAYLPPIEFDTVAVPTRTDLELVARLIGVPYQFLKELNPELRRWCTPPDYPGYELKLPLGKKALFEAEYAKVPENERFTEKIVYVRHKMTRKETLASVAKRFKTTTENLTELNHLTKKSRLRGKAILVPVVAENAPAAAPPEERKPALAKSFNKYYTVKKGDTIRSLAKRFNVSERILSAWNNIKHKGKVALKPGRKIIIAKYVEKNGEMVVAGG, encoded by the coding sequence ATGAGCGTTCACCGAATCATTCGTCTTGTTCTGCTGGCCTTTGCCTTTGCAGCCCCTGCAGCGGCGACCCAATTCGACAGCAACAACTACGGTCGGCTGCAGGCCCAGGGCGAAAGCCTATCGTTGAGCCTCGTATCAGCCAAGCCCGCCAGCTCCTCCACCCAACTGGCGTCTCTCTCCCGCGAACAGCAGTTGCACCAGGCCCTTGAACTCCCACCATCGGAGATCTTCGTCCAGAACGAGCAGGAAATCGATTCTTCCGACTTTGAACTGGTGATCCCGGAAAAAGAGCTCCCGGAATCGGATATCCCGCTTACCCTGAACAACAAGGTCGAATTCTTTATCAATTACTTCCAGACCAGCGGCCGCAATGCCTTCAGCCGTTGGCTTTCCCGCTCGGAACGCTATATCCCGATGATGAAGGAAGTCCTGAAAAAGAATGGACTTCCCGAGGATCTTGTCTACCTGGCAATGATCGAGAGCGGCTTCTCGCCGCACGCCTATTCGGTAGCAGCAGCGGTCGGTCCCTGGCAGTTCATCTCTTCCACCGGCAAGCGTTACGCGCTGCGTATCGATCCATGGATCGACGAACGCCGCGATCCGCTCAAATCCTCCATTGCCGCCGCCCTGTATCTCAAGGAGCTTTACGACCTGTTCAACAAGGACTGGTACCTGGCAGCGGCCGGCTATAATGCCGGAGAGAACAAGATCCTCCGCGCCATCGACATGTACAACAGCCGCGATTTCTGGCAGCTGACCAGGGGTTCTTACCTCAAGCGCGAAACCAAGGATTATGTCCCCAAGCTGCTGGCAGCGGCAATAATCGCCAAGGACCCGTCCCGTTACGGCTTTGCCGACATCGCCTATCTCCCGCCGATAGAGTTCGATACCGTTGCGGTGCCGACCCGTACCGACCTTGAACTGGTGGCCCGCCTGATCGGGGTTCCCTACCAGTTCCTGAAGGAGTTGAACCCGGAACTACGGCGCTGGTGCACTCCTCCGGATTATCCCGGCTACGAGCTGAAGCTGCCCCTCGGCAAAAAAGCCCTGTTTGAGGCGGAATATGCCAAGGTGCCGGAAAATGAGCGGTTCACTGAAAAGATCGTCTATGTGCGCCATAAGATGACGCGCAAGGAGACCCTTGCGTCGGTTGCCAAACGCTTCAAAACCACAACGGAAAACCTGACCGAGCTCAACCATCTCACCAAGAAGAGCCGGCTGCGGGGCAAAGCGATCCTGGTTCCTGTAGTGGCGGAAAACGCACCGGCTGCTGCTCCGCCGGAAGAGCGCAAACCTGCGCTGGCCAAGTCCTTCAACAAGTATTACACCGTCAAGAAAGGGGACACCATCCGTTCCCTGGCCAAGCGGTTTAATGTGTCGGAGCGGATTCTCTCGGCATGGAACAACATCAAACACAAAGGCAAGGTTGCCTTGAAGCCGGGCCGCAAAATCATCATTGCCAAATATGTGGAAAAAAATGGGGAGATGGTTGTTGCCGGCGGTTAG
- the hflX gene encoding GTPase HflX, whose product MKPSQLKALERLYRRRVAPGEIVTLDLARHLIELSRDIRRQIGILLNRIGEPAYVVIGNERGLMIPELDEYPLGKRMLRGLRLVHTHLKNEPLTDDDLTDLAMLRLDLVAALMDTEPPMIQSAWLVPAASSGPPYHVCPPTRITALQPDFDHFISDRDAELAKATPPAAEIRGGERGILISVTQSSREEAEDSLDELQELARTSGVQVLETTIQRPRQLNPRYLMGEGKMRDVVIRALQLGATMLVFDQELTPAQVRSISAMTELKVIDRSQLILDIFARRATSLDGKVQVELAQLKYLLPRLTGRGVQMSRLMGGIGGRGPGETKLEIDRRRIRDRIAKLEKSLDDLSAGRYQRRQKRIRAGVPIVSIVGYTNAGKSTLLNALTKSDVFTEDLLFATLDTSTRRLRFPREREVIITDTVGFIRSLPKSLLGAFKATLEELQDADLLLHVVDCANHRFAEQVEQVDRIIEELGLGEKPRLVVFNKSDLLADLKKKDPITFMKVRQQSRKLGAIMLSANDNDSLTPLLAELERRFWA is encoded by the coding sequence TTGAAGCCGAGTCAGCTCAAAGCGCTGGAGCGGTTATACCGTCGCCGGGTTGCGCCGGGCGAGATCGTGACCCTTGATCTGGCCCGCCACCTCATTGAGCTGTCGCGGGATATTCGCCGTCAGATCGGCATCTTGCTGAATCGTATCGGCGAACCTGCCTATGTGGTTATTGGTAATGAACGGGGGCTGATGATTCCGGAGCTTGACGAGTATCCTCTGGGGAAACGGATGCTGCGCGGGCTCCGCCTGGTTCATACCCACCTCAAGAACGAACCGCTCACTGATGATGACCTGACTGACCTTGCCATGCTCCGCCTGGACCTGGTTGCCGCATTAATGGATACCGAACCGCCGATGATCCAGAGCGCCTGGCTGGTCCCGGCAGCCTCCTCCGGCCCCCCCTATCATGTCTGCCCGCCGACCCGGATCACGGCCCTGCAACCGGATTTCGACCATTTTATCAGTGACCGGGACGCCGAACTCGCCAAGGCCACGCCGCCGGCAGCCGAGATTCGCGGTGGGGAACGCGGGATTTTGATCTCCGTGACCCAGTCGTCGCGCGAGGAAGCGGAAGATTCGCTGGACGAGTTGCAGGAACTGGCCAGGACATCCGGTGTCCAGGTGCTGGAAACTACGATCCAGAGGCCGCGGCAGCTCAACCCCCGCTATCTCATGGGGGAAGGGAAGATGCGGGATGTGGTGATCCGGGCGTTGCAGCTCGGGGCGACCATGCTGGTCTTCGATCAGGAATTGACCCCGGCCCAGGTTCGCTCCATCTCCGCCATGACCGAACTCAAGGTCATCGACCGGAGCCAGCTGATCCTGGATATCTTTGCCCGACGGGCAACCAGTCTGGACGGCAAGGTCCAGGTGGAGCTGGCCCAGTTGAAATACCTGCTCCCCAGGCTGACCGGCAGAGGGGTGCAGATGTCCCGCCTCATGGGAGGGATCGGCGGCCGCGGACCGGGCGAGACCAAGCTGGAGATCGATCGCCGCAGGATCAGGGACAGGATTGCCAAGCTGGAGAAGAGCCTGGACGATCTCTCTGCCGGGCGCTACCAGCGCCGCCAAAAGCGGATCCGGGCCGGCGTGCCGATCGTGTCGATTGTCGGTTACACCAATGCCGGCAAGTCCACCCTGCTCAATGCCCTTACCAAGAGTGATGTTTTCACCGAAGACCTGCTCTTTGCCACGCTCGACACCTCTACCCGCCGACTCCGTTTCCCCCGGGAACGGGAGGTAATCATCACCGATACCGTCGGCTTTATCCGCTCGCTCCCCAAATCTCTCCTGGGCGCTTTCAAGGCGACCCTCGAAGAGCTTCAGGATGCTGACCTACTGTTGCATGTGGTGGACTGTGCCAACCACCGTTTTGCCGAGCAGGTCGAGCAGGTGGATCGGATCATAGAGGAGCTTGGCCTGGGGGAGAAGCCGCGCCTGGTGGTCTTTAACAAGAGCGATCTCCTGGCTGACCTGAAAAAGAAGGACCCGATCACCTTTATGAAGGTCCGACAGCAGTCGCGAAAATTAGGAGCCATCATGCTCTCCGCCAACGACAACGACTCGCTGACGCCGTTGCTGGCGGAATTGGAGCGTCGCTTCTGGGCGTGA
- a CDS encoding enoyl-ACP reductase FabI, whose protein sequence is MGLLEGKKALIFGVANDKSIAWAIAEAFKKEGASLAFAYNGDMLAKRVIPLAESIGADMVLQCDVRNDDEVAAVFRDVKERWGGLDILVHSVAFANKDELKGSFLNTTREGFALAMDVSAYSLIALAKEAVPLMSPGGSILTLSYYGGQKVFPSYNVMGVAKAALEMSVRYLAESVGGDGIRVNAISAGPLKTLAAAGVGGFNQIAGIVADKAPLRRNINQEEVAGAALYLCSNLARGVTGEVHFVDSGYNIIGL, encoded by the coding sequence ATGGGGCTTCTTGAAGGAAAAAAGGCGCTTATCTTTGGCGTCGCCAACGACAAAAGCATTGCCTGGGCCATAGCCGAAGCGTTCAAAAAAGAGGGAGCTTCTCTGGCCTTTGCCTATAACGGGGATATGCTCGCCAAGCGGGTAATTCCGCTTGCCGAGAGCATCGGCGCCGACATGGTATTGCAGTGTGATGTGCGTAATGATGATGAGGTTGCTGCGGTTTTCAGGGATGTCAAGGAGCGCTGGGGCGGACTGGACATCCTGGTCCATTCTGTGGCCTTTGCCAACAAGGATGAACTCAAGGGCTCTTTTCTCAATACTACCCGCGAAGGTTTTGCCCTGGCAATGGACGTCAGCGCCTATTCGCTGATCGCGCTGGCCAAGGAAGCGGTTCCGCTCATGAGCCCAGGTGGATCGATCCTGACGCTTTCCTATTATGGCGGGCAGAAGGTATTCCCGAGCTATAACGTCATGGGGGTTGCCAAGGCCGCACTGGAGATGAGCGTCCGCTACCTGGCCGAGTCTGTGGGTGGCGACGGGATAAGGGTGAATGCCATTTCCGCCGGTCCGCTCAAGACCCTGGCTGCTGCCGGTGTCGGCGGCTTCAACCAGATTGCCGGCATCGTTGCCGACAAGGCCCCGCTGCGCCGCAATATCAACCAGGAAGAAGTGGCCGGTGCTGCGCTCTATCTGTGCAGCAACCTTGCCCGCGGGGTGACCGGCGAGGTACACTTTGTCGATAGCGGCTATAACATCATCGGTCTGTAA